The Vicinamibacteria bacterium genome window below encodes:
- a CDS encoding (2Fe-2S) ferredoxin domain-containing protein — MTSTREKQIKAAESVGLPRSRRHVFLCCDQTKPKCCDRDRSLVAWDYLKSRLRELGLSEAGGCARTKANCLRICEGGPIAVVYPEGSWYAACDPPVLEEIIQRHVIRGEIVQEHCIGVFPLTSAGDSA, encoded by the coding sequence ATGACGAGCACGCGTGAGAAACAGATCAAAGCCGCCGAGTCGGTGGGTCTTCCCCGTTCCCGTCGACACGTTTTCCTGTGTTGCGATCAAACGAAGCCAAAGTGCTGCGACCGCGACCGGTCCCTGGTGGCCTGGGACTACTTGAAGAGCCGGCTCCGAGAGCTCGGACTTTCCGAAGCTGGCGGCTGTGCCAGGACGAAAGCGAACTGTTTGCGTATATGTGAGGGCGGGCCAATCGCGGTCGTCTATCCCGAGGGAAGCTGGTACGCAGCCTGCGATCCCCCGGTGCTCGAGGAAATCATTCAGCGCCACGTGATACGGGGTGAGATCGTCCAAGAGCATTGTATCGGCGTCTTTCCTTTGACGTCGGCGGGAGATTCCGCATGA
- the lexA gene encoding transcriptional repressor LexA, protein MDLTKKQRAIYEFLKEYRRENGMPPSYEEIRRKFGFASLNSARKHLLQLHRKGYIKSPWKNQKRALVIVKREEDPTAVSLPLLGTVVAGRPLEASETQDSIPVPESLLRHGEHFALRVSGNSMVEDGILDGDVLVVQSRDTADPGQTVVALVDGEATVKRFYRQGDSIELRPANPRFEPIVVKPELVNLRGVVVGLVRKFA, encoded by the coding sequence GGAATATCGTCGCGAGAACGGAATGCCGCCGTCCTACGAAGAGATTCGCCGCAAGTTCGGCTTCGCTTCGTTGAACTCGGCAAGGAAGCACCTTCTCCAGCTTCACCGGAAGGGCTACATCAAGTCTCCGTGGAAGAACCAGAAGCGAGCTCTCGTCATCGTCAAGCGCGAGGAGGATCCGACAGCGGTGAGCCTGCCCCTTCTAGGCACGGTCGTGGCCGGCCGACCTCTGGAGGCTTCGGAAACCCAGGACTCGATCCCGGTTCCCGAATCTCTCTTGAGGCATGGAGAGCACTTCGCTCTGCGCGTCAGCGGGAACAGCATGGTCGAGGACGGCATCCTCGACGGAGACGTACTCGTAGTGCAGAGTCGAGACACTGCGGATCCTGGGCAAACGGTCGTTGCGCTGGTTGATGGAGAAGCGACCGTCAAGCGCTTCTATCGTCAGGGAGATAGCATCGAGCTCAGGCCAGCCAATCCACGCTTCGAGCCCATCGTCGTGAAGCCGGAGCTCGTCAACCTGCGTGGGGTCGTCGTGGGACTCGTGAGAAAGTTCGCCTGA